The following nucleotide sequence is from Pseudomonas sessilinigenes.
CGAAGGCTGCCCAGGCCACCTCATTGCGCCTTGTGCAGCGGCCGGGCCGGATTGCCACAGACCGTGGTGTAGGGTGCCACGCTCCTGGTCACCACTTCCCCCATGCCGATCACCGCGCCACGGCCGATGACGGTGGGGCGTTCTGCCGTGCCCTGCTTGATGATGGCCCCGACGCCGATACAGGCATGGTCCTCGATCACCACCGCACCGTTGCAATGGACATTGGGAGCGAGGGTGACGAAGTCGCCGATGATGCAGTCATGGGCCACATGGTTATTACAGGTTGGCATGGAAGAAACGGCCAAACCCTCCAGCCCCACAAATTGCGTGGACGTCCACGGTGTGCGGTGCCTCGTGGCAATACCGTTGCTGGCATCAGCCGCCAAGCCTAACGGATTCACCCTGGCGCAGGGCAGGGGGCAATGTATTCCTGCCAGGCGCCGGTCGTGCAAGGAACCAACGACCAGCCTTGACCTCCCAAGACCGCATCCAGAAGATGCACCCCATCAACCCCAGGCTCAGGAGAGAGCATGCAGGCGCAAGACGGTTACTTCGACATCACCCCCGAGGATCTGCAAGATCGTTCCCTGGCCGAGCTGGTCGCCAGCCAAACCTTGCCCGTGCGTGGCGTAGGCCTGGACCTGAGCGGCCAGGACCTGTCTCGCATCAACCTCGCCGGGGCCCATTTCGAACGTTGCAGCTTCAGCGGCAGCAACCTGACCGCCGCCAACCTGAGCAATAGCCAGTGGCTCAGCTGTCGGGCCGGCCAGGCGATCCTGCGCTCGGCGGTGCTCACCGACGCCCGTTTCGAACGCTGCGACCTGAACAACACCCTGTGGCAGCGCAGCAAGGTCGCCCATGTACAGTTCGAGGGTTGCAAGCTGACGGGGGCCAATTTCGCCGATGTCTCGGCCCTGGGCCTGGTTTTCTCCGATTGCCTGCTCAACAGCGCCATGCTGTCCGGCATCTCGTTCTACAAGGCGCAGCTGTACAAGATCGATTTCAGCGAGGCCGACCTCACCTACTGCGATTTTCGCAAGGCGGTGTTCGTCGAGGGCGGCAGCCTGTCCCTGGCCCGGGTGAACAATGCCCGTTTCGACGATGCCGACCTGCGCGAGGCGAGCCTGCAGGGCCTGCGGCTGGTGGACGCCAAGCTGTTCAAGGGGGCGATCATTTCCCGTAGCCAGGCCGGCATGCTGTTGGCTGGCCTTGGGCTTACGGTGCTCTGATTCAGGTCCGCATCGTGGCCTGTTGTGCCTCGAACAATTCATCGATCACCCCCAAGAACGCCTCCACCAGGTGACTGCGCCCCTGGCTGCGGGTCAATACCAGCAGCGGGGCGCTGGCCCCCAGGTCGGTCACTGGCCGGTAGGTCACGCCCTTGCGGGCCAGTGTCTGGGTACAGCTGGGTACCAGGGCGATTCCCTGGCCCGCCGCCACCAGGGCAATGATCGAGGTGATCTGGCGCCCGCTGGGGCCAGGGCGCAGGGGCAGGTCGTTGCGTCGGTACAGCTGTTCTATGGCCTCGTTGAGTCCCGAGCCGTAGCCGGTCGGAAACTGGATCAGCGGGTACTCGCTCAGCGCTGCCAGGTTCACCTCGGCCCGGGCCGCCAGCGGGCTGTCGCTGGCGAGCGCCGCCACCAGGGGTTCATCGCCCAGGGACCGGGTGTGGATTTCGCTCAGCTCCTCTGGCGGTTGCATCCGGCTCAGGCCGATATCGATACGACCGTCGACGATTTGCCCCCACTGGCTGACCGACGCGCCTTCCACCAGGGTCAGTTGAACCTGCGGAAAGCGTTGGGCAAAAGCCTGGAGCGCCTGGCTGAACAACTCCGACAAGGCAATCGAGCTGGCGTAGCCCAGGGCCAGTTGCCCGGCGCTGCCTGCGGCCAGTTTGTCCGCCATGACCTGGGCCCGCTCCACCTGTTCCAGCACCGCCTGGGCATAGGGCAGGAAGTGCTGGCCCTGGGGAGTGAGGGACACCGCGCGGCTGGTACGGTCGAACAACCGAAATCCCAGTTCGTTTTCCAGCGTCGAGATCTGGCGGGTCAGCGGCGGTTGCGCGAGGTGCAGGCGCAAGGCGGCGCGGCCGAAGTGCAGCTCTTCGGCGACGGTCAGAAAGTAACGCAACCTGCGTAGATCGAGCATCCTGGCTCCCGGGTATCGATCGGTCGAAAATCGGTATTGGTCTTGGTTCGGCGGCGTATTTTATAAAGCCCTTTCGTCACAAAACGAGAGGTTTCATGAATCTGCCCCAGCATCACGCCCGCCTGGCCCTGTTTTTATGTGGTTGCGCGGCTTTTCTCCATTTGTATGCCACCCAGGGCATTCTCCAGGTACTGGCCCAAGAGTTTGCCGTGGGCACCGCGGAGGCCGGCTGGAGCATCACCCTGACCACGCTGGGTGTGGCGCTCAGCGCGCCTTTGAGCACGCGCTTGAGCAGCTGCTTTCCACAACGCACGGTGATCGTGCTGGCCGCCTTGCTCCTGGCACTGCCGTCGGTGTTGCTGGCTGGCGCTGGCAGCCTGTTCCAGCTGCTGGCCTGGCGCCTGGTCGAAGGCCTGCTGATTCCCCTGGTGTTCGCCACCAGCGTGGCCTATATCGGCGATCGCTGGAGCGGCGGCACCGTCACCGAAGTCACCAGCCTCTATGTCGCCGGTACCGTGCTCGGCGGCTTCGCCGGGCGCTTTGTCACCGGCGTCGCGACCCAGTACCTGGGCTGGCGCGAGGCCTTTGTGGTCCTGGCGGGTCTGAGCGTGCTCATCGGCCTGGCCATCCATCGCCTGTTGCCGGCCAATCCCCCCGTGCCGGCCGGTAACACCACGCGCCGGGCGGGTCTGCGTGAGCTGTGCAGCAAACCCTTGCTGGCGGCCTATGGCGTGGGGTTCTGCGTACTGTTTTCGCAAGTCGCCACCTTTACCTATGCCGGGCTCTACCTCAGCCAGCCACCCTTCGCGCTGGGGCCGGCGGCCCTGGGCACGCTCTACAGCGTATTCCTGCTGGCACTGGTGGTCATTCCCGTCGCCGGTCGCCTGAGCCGCTCCCGTCCCCAGGTCGAGTTGCTAGCGGTCGCGGCGCTGCTCGGCGTCTGCGGTTCGGCCCTGACCCTACTGTCCTCCCTGTGGCTGATGGTGCTGGGCCTGGCGCTGAGCTCCACCGGGGTGTTCCTGGCCCAGGCTGCGGCCAATGCCTTTACCAGTACCAGGGCCGGGCCAAACAAGGCTCGTGCGGTAGGGCTATACCTGAGCTGCTACTACCTGGGGGGCAGCGGCGGGGCTCTGGTCCCGGCACTGCTTTGGGAGCGCTGGGGCTGGCATGGCTGCGTAGCGCTGATCGTGATGTTCCAACTGCTGGTCCTGCTGATCGGCTGGTTTGGCTGGCGCGCCCCGCAACCCCGGCGGCAGTTGGCCGGTTGATTCAGCCAGCGCCTGCGACGTTGTTTGCTTTCTTCCCTCCACTTCATC
It contains:
- a CDS encoding MFS transporter produces the protein MNLPQHHARLALFLCGCAAFLHLYATQGILQVLAQEFAVGTAEAGWSITLTTLGVALSAPLSTRLSSCFPQRTVIVLAALLLALPSVLLAGAGSLFQLLAWRLVEGLLIPLVFATSVAYIGDRWSGGTVTEVTSLYVAGTVLGGFAGRFVTGVATQYLGWREAFVVLAGLSVLIGLAIHRLLPANPPVPAGNTTRRAGLRELCSKPLLAAYGVGFCVLFSQVATFTYAGLYLSQPPFALGPAALGTLYSVFLLALVVIPVAGRLSRSRPQVELLAVAALLGVCGSALTLLSSLWLMVLGLALSSTGVFLAQAAANAFTSTRAGPNKARAVGLYLSCYYLGGSGGALVPALLWERWGWHGCVALIVMFQLLVLLIGWFGWRAPQPRRQLAG
- a CDS encoding LysR family transcriptional regulator — translated: MLDLRRLRYFLTVAEELHFGRAALRLHLAQPPLTRQISTLENELGFRLFDRTSRAVSLTPQGQHFLPYAQAVLEQVERAQVMADKLAAGSAGQLALGYASSIALSELFSQALQAFAQRFPQVQLTLVEGASVSQWGQIVDGRIDIGLSRMQPPEELSEIHTRSLGDEPLVAALASDSPLAARAEVNLAALSEYPLIQFPTGYGSGLNEAIEQLYRRNDLPLRPGPSGRQITSIIALVAAGQGIALVPSCTQTLARKGVTYRPVTDLGASAPLLVLTRSQGRSHLVEAFLGVIDELFEAQQATMRT
- a CDS encoding pentapeptide repeat-containing protein; this encodes MQAQDGYFDITPEDLQDRSLAELVASQTLPVRGVGLDLSGQDLSRINLAGAHFERCSFSGSNLTAANLSNSQWLSCRAGQAILRSAVLTDARFERCDLNNTLWQRSKVAHVQFEGCKLTGANFADVSALGLVFSDCLLNSAMLSGISFYKAQLYKIDFSEADLTYCDFRKAVFVEGGSLSLARVNNARFDDADLREASLQGLRLVDAKLFKGAIISRSQAGMLLAGLGLTVL